A genomic stretch from Spirochaetales bacterium includes:
- the dinB gene encoding DNA polymerase IV, whose product MRSIIFHVDLDAFYASIEQRDNPALKGKPVIVGAKPGTRGVVSACSYEARRFGLRSAMPISEAYRKCPRGIYLPVRMERYCEVSRKVMSILESYSPDFRQISIDEAFLDMTGTQRLFGLPLDVAKDIKTHVFRETGLTLSIGIAPNRYLAKLASEAGKPDGLCMISPGGEEAFLDGLSLKHLWGIGKKTYGRLSELNILSIPQLRKYPLHMLTSMLGEASGRFLYNAARGTVSDIHADTPKSHSLSNEVTFETDRKDRDGLHHTILELSHHLMFRLMSEESKAKTVVLKLRYSDFTTLSARRTLKHWVVSTEELYRTAKDLFDNKWDGHTEIRLIGVGAANVKEGEAAGQTELFEELSDKKRHVEEAVFRIKTEMNGVSITKARLLKKEEEENGDE is encoded by the coding sequence ATGAGAAGCATTATTTTCCATGTCGACCTCGACGCATTTTACGCCTCGATCGAACAGCGGGACAACCCCGCACTGAAGGGGAAACCCGTCATCGTCGGGGCGAAACCGGGAACACGCGGGGTCGTCTCCGCATGCTCCTATGAAGCGCGCAGGTTCGGCCTCCGGAGTGCCATGCCCATCTCCGAGGCATACAGAAAATGCCCGCGGGGTATCTATCTCCCGGTCAGAATGGAACGGTATTGCGAGGTGTCACGGAAGGTGATGTCGATCCTTGAATCCTACAGCCCGGATTTCAGGCAGATATCGATCGATGAGGCATTTCTGGATATGACCGGAACACAACGGCTTTTCGGCCTCCCCCTCGATGTCGCAAAGGACATAAAGACGCACGTTTTCAGGGAAACCGGGCTTACCTTATCCATCGGCATCGCGCCGAACAGATACCTCGCGAAACTCGCATCGGAGGCCGGGAAACCGGACGGCCTGTGCATGATCAGTCCGGGCGGGGAAGAGGCCTTTCTCGACGGGCTTTCGCTGAAACACCTCTGGGGTATCGGTAAAAAAACATACGGCCGGCTTTCGGAACTCAATATCCTCTCGATCCCCCAGTTGAGAAAATACCCCCTTCATATGCTGACATCCATGCTTGGCGAGGCCTCCGGCCGGTTCCTCTATAACGCGGCCCGCGGAACCGTGAGCGATATCCATGCCGACACACCCAAAAGCCATTCACTGAGCAATGAGGTCACCTTCGAAACGGACAGAAAGGACCGCGACGGACTCCATCATACGATTCTCGAACTCTCCCACCACCTCATGTTCAGACTCATGAGCGAAGAATCAAAGGCGAAAACGGTCGTACTCAAACTCCGCTATTCCGATTTCACGACCCTTTCCGCCCGCCGCACTCTGAAACACTGGGTCGTCTCGACGGAAGAACTCTACCGGACGGCGAAGGATCTCTTCGACAATAAATGGGACGGACATACGGAGATCAGGCTTATCGGGGTGGGGGCGGCAAACGTGAAGGAAGGCGAAGCGGCGGGCCAGACCGAACTCTTCGAGGAGCTTTCGGATAAAAAAAGGCATGTGGAGGAAGCGGTCTTCAGGATAAAAACCGAAATGAACGGGGTCTCGATCACGAAGGCCAGGCTGCTGAAAAAGGAAGAGGAAGAAAACGGGGATGAATGA
- a CDS encoding tyrosine-type recombinase/integrase produces MKNMLDTFKIELKNRNYAPRTIKLYCRYIKHFLEFATGNKLKPEERIKNFLFQQKSHEQRRLAYSSIKIFYKLVIKKDCPYNLDKIRRIKRLPVVLANTEICEILANIKNHKHYAIIATLYSSGLRVSEVVNIKVKDLDLQNLMLSIRRSKQNKDRITIISEKLVDSYQSLVKNRKANDYLFTTNKGKKYTVRTVQAILKNAVSKSDIKKAPTCHTLRHSFATHLMENGTDVKSIKNLLGHKNIKTTMIYLHIADFSKKRIKSPF; encoded by the coding sequence ATGAAAAACATGCTCGATACGTTTAAAATCGAATTGAAAAACCGCAACTATGCCCCGCGGACGATAAAACTGTATTGCCGATACATCAAACACTTTCTCGAATTTGCCACAGGTAATAAATTGAAACCCGAAGAAAGAATCAAAAACTTCCTTTTTCAACAAAAAAGCCATGAACAGAGAAGGCTTGCGTATTCATCGATAAAAATATTCTATAAACTGGTGATAAAAAAAGATTGTCCTTATAACCTTGATAAAATCAGACGAATAAAACGTCTCCCCGTCGTTCTTGCAAACACTGAAATCTGTGAAATATTGGCAAACATCAAAAACCATAAACATTACGCAATAATAGCGACACTTTATTCAAGCGGATTGCGGGTATCGGAAGTGGTAAATATCAAGGTAAAAGACCTCGATTTACAGAATCTTATGTTGAGCATAAGAAGATCGAAACAAAACAAGGACAGGATTACGATCATTTCGGAAAAACTCGTTGATAGTTATCAATCGCTTGTAAAAAACCGTAAAGCCAACGACTATCTCTTTACCACAAATAAGGGCAAAAAATACACGGTCAGGACGGTGCAGGCTATATTGAAAAACGCGGTTTCGAAAAGCGATATCAAGAAAGCTCCGACATGCCACACACTCAGACACTCGTTCGCAACGCATCTCATGGAGAACGGAACGGATGTCAAAAGCATAAAAAATCTTTTAGGGCATAAAAACATAAAAACGACAATGATATATTTGCATATAGCGGATTTCTCGAAAAAGAGAATAAAAAGTCCGTTTTAG